From the Acidobacteriota bacterium genome, the window GCGGCGCAAGTATGAAGATGCCTACAAACAACAGGCCCTGGATTTGCTGCGGCTCGGCCAATCGGTGCCGACCGTCGCCCACGCCTTGGGGGTCGGGGAGGGCGTGCTCTACAAATGGAAGCAGGCGCAACGGCCGGCCGCGCTTGACCAGGAGTTGGAGCAACTGCGGCAGAAGCTCAAGCAGGTCGAGACCGAGCGGGACAGCTTAAAAAAAGCCTTGAGCATTTTTTGCCGTTCGACGTGAGCCAGGTCTACCAAGTGATCGCCACACAAGCCGCGGCTTTTGCGGTCGCCGATCTTTGGCAAAGCTTGGGGGTGAGCCGCCGCGGTTACTATGCTTGGCGGCAGCGCACGCCCGTGGTTGATCCGCTGACACCGCCGGTGCGCCAGGTGTTTCAGCGCCACGCGCGGCGTTATGGCGTGCGGCGCGTGACGGCGGAGTTGCAAGCGCAGGGCCACGCGATTGGGCGGCGGCGCGTGCGCCGGATGCTGCGGGCTGAGCAATTGCACGCGCTTCAACCCAAAAGCTTTGTGCCACGCACGACGGACTCACGCCACGGCGGGCGGCTGAGTCCGCCTCTGCTGGCGGGGCTAACGGACTCACGCCACGGCCAGGCGTTCGTAAGCGACCTCACGTACTGGCCGCTGCAAAATGGGGGCTGGGCCTTCCTGGCGACCGCGGGTCCTCTTGGCCGCCTGCGGCTGCCAACAGAGTCTGAGCCGCGCGGGCGAGACCTATGACAATGCGGTTGCCGAAAGCCTTTTCTCACGCTACAAAGCGGAGTTGCTGGAAGGCGGGGCCTTCCGCGACTTGGAGGAAGCACAACTGGAAACCTGCGCTTACATTGAAGGTTACTACAACCCCATCCGCCGTCACTCGGCGCTGGGTTATCTGAGCCCGGACGAATTCGCACGGGCTTATTTTCAAAGAGCGCAAACTGAACCGCGCCCTAACCAAAAAAGGATCGAGCGCTAAGAGAATTTGGTGTCCACGAAAACGTGACCACCTCAAACAATTACTTCTCGGAAGCAGCCTCGCCTGTAAAAAAAGCGTAGGCGAGAGTGAAATAACGGTGTTAATTGAAAAACGTGTTCCTAGTTTTGATCCACGCGCCAGTTCTGACTCTGCGGCGGAGCGCTTTCGGCAGCTGGTTTTTAATGGCCTCACCCGTAAGGGAGGCAACTTTGAGCCAATACCTGATTTAGCCGAGAGTTTCGAGTGCTCTCCTGATAATAAGGTTTTTACTTTTAAGTTACGCGACAAAATCAAATTTCATGACGGACGTTCCTTTTCTTCATTGGATGTCAAATACACCTTTGAAACTATGTTAAAAGATAAAAGTTTAATCAAAGGAGCTTCATTTGATCAAGATTTGTCGGCCATAGAGGTAGTTGACCCATTAACGATTCGCTTTCATTGTCGAAATCCATTTCCAAGCCTTCCAAACGATTTAATTGCAGTCGGTATTATTCCTGAAGGAACGTCTGGGCAGCAAGCTAAGCTGCCAGTAGGTACTGGCCCATTCAAATTTGATAGCTATATTGAAGAGCAAGAGATTGTCTTAAAAGCCAACGATCAATACTTTGAAGGCCGCCCAGCATTTGATCGGCTACGTATCAAAATTGTCCCTGATAACAGTACCCGCGAAGGGGAATTGCGAAAAGGCTCAGCAGATCTTGCCATAAACGCGGATCTCGACCCCGTTACTATTGAGTCACTGCAAAAAGCTTCGGGGCTAAAAGTGATCATAATAGATGGCACTAACTTAGCTCACCTAGGAATTAATCTGCTTGACCCTATTTTGAAGGACCAGCGCGTGCGCCAGGCTATTGCCTACGCGATTGACCGAGAAACTATCATTCGTGAAGTTTTTCGTGGGCAAGCAAAGCCCGCCGCAAGCTTGTTGCCAGTTACGCAATGGGCTTATGAGCAAAGCACACATGCCTATACACATGACGTGGCCCGAGCAACCCAGTTACTTGACGAAGCTGGTTATATATCTGTCAATGGTCAGCCTAGGCTTAAATTGACGCTCAAAACCTCAACTCTGTCCATTGCGCGTAAGGTTGGTGAAATTTTACAAGCACAACTTAAACAAGCTGGCATTAGCCTCGACTTGCAATCGCTAGAGCGACAGAAGCTGACCCAAGATATGACCGACGGCAATTTTCAGCTTTACTACAACATTATGGTAGGCGGTAATCAAAGTACTGACATGTTCCGCTTTGTGTATCATTCGCGTTCGATTCCGCCAAATGGTCAAAATCGGTCGCGTTATAAGAATCCGCAAGTTGACAAATTGATTGATGAAGCACAGACAGCAACGCGTGAGCGTCGCCAACAAATCTTTTCACAAATTCAAAAAACACTGGCGGACGAATTACCCCAAATTTACCTTTGGTATCAATCTGGCGTTATTGTGGAGAGCGAGCGTCTGTCCGAAATTAAACCTGACCCTTCTGGAGACTGGCGTATTGTAAGTCAGTTGAAAATATTGAAATGAGGCAAAACAATGGGGAAAAAGCTTAGCGGTAAATGGGCGGTTTACGTGGGGCTTGAGAAGCTCGGGCGCTTGGCGACTATTGCAGCGGATGGGATGCCACATAATACACCAGTTTACTACGCTCTTCTTGATGGTGAGATTTTCATTGGCACTCAACGCGGGCGTAAGAAGTTTCGCAACTTGCAACAGAACCCCAATGTTTGCCTTACCATTGATTCAACAGAGCAGCCCTATAGGGGAATCATGATTCAAGGCCAAGCTGAAATCATTACTGACGAGTTGCAGCATACCAGATTTCGGGAAGCCATCATTCATCGTTACTATGGCTCGTCCGACAACCCTGCCTGGCAATATGTGCAAAGCCTCGGTGCCTCGGTGGTATTCAAAATCAATGCCGGGAAGATTTACACCTGGGATTTTTCTCCAAACTAGATTCTTGCAGAAATTAGTATCAAAAGCTTGACGCCGACAGTTGCGAACCATATAGTTCGACCCTCAAACAAAGAATTTATGTTCGACAGTGGATGATGCGAAAGATTGATCTGACTAATTTTCAGATAGCCCGAAGTGAAACTGCGCGCCACATTAACCGTCGTGTTATGCTTAACCTAATCAGGCAGCATCAACCCGTCTCACGGGCTGATTTGGCGCGTCATTCGGGATTGCAGCGCAGTACGGTCTCCATCATTACTGAGCAATTAATCAAAGAACGGTGGGTTACTGAAGGTGCTATTGGCCACGCTTTACGGGGACGCAAACCGCGGTTCTTACATCTAAATAAAGAACGCGTTGGAATCTTCGGGGTCAATATTCGACCCGCCACGACAACGTTCGGCTTGGCTAACTTGGATGCGCATTTTCTTATGCAAGAGTCTATGCCAACGCTGGCAGACTCTCAGCAATTCATTAATGAATTGGGTAAGCGCATACGTCATGTGCTTCAGTCACATCCCGAAATTTCATACGAAGGCATAGGCGTGAGTTTACCTGGTCGAGTGAACTTGGCCACCCAGCAATTGGTCTTTGCTCCCAACTTAGGCTGGGGAACG encodes:
- a CDS encoding transposase translates to RRKYEDAYKQQALDLLRLGQSVPTVAHALGVGEGVLYKWKQAQRPAALDQELEQLRQKLKQVETERDSLKKALSIFCRST
- a CDS encoding transposase; the encoded protein is MPFDVSQVYQVIATQAAAFAVADLWQSLGVSRRGYYAWRQRTPVVDPLTPPVRQVFQRHARRYGVRRVTAELQAQGHAIGRRRVRRMLRAEQLHALQPKSFVPRTTDSRHGGRLSPPLLAGLTDSRHGQAFVSDLTYWPLQNGGWAFLATAGPLGRLRLPTESEPRGRDL
- a CDS encoding transposase — its product is MAACGCQQSLSRAGETYDNAVAESLFSRYKAELLEGGAFRDLEEAQLETCAYIEGYYNPIRRHSALGYLSPDEFARAYFQRAQTEPRPNQKRIER
- a CDS encoding ABC transporter substrate-binding protein, whose amino-acid sequence is MLIEKRVPSFDPRASSDSAAERFRQLVFNGLTRKGGNFEPIPDLAESFECSPDNKVFTFKLRDKIKFHDGRSFSSLDVKYTFETMLKDKSLIKGASFDQDLSAIEVVDPLTIRFHCRNPFPSLPNDLIAVGIIPEGTSGQQAKLPVGTGPFKFDSYIEEQEIVLKANDQYFEGRPAFDRLRIKIVPDNSTREGELRKGSADLAINADLDPVTIESLQKASGLKVIIIDGTNLAHLGINLLDPILKDQRVRQAIAYAIDRETIIREVFRGQAKPAASLLPVTQWAYEQSTHAYTHDVARATQLLDEAGYISVNGQPRLKLTLKTSTLSIARKVGEILQAQLKQAGISLDLQSLERQKLTQDMTDGNFQLYYNIMVGGNQSTDMFRFVYHSRSIPPNGQNRSRYKNPQVDKLIDEAQTATRERRQQIFSQIQKTLADELPQIYLWYQSGVIVESERLSEIKPDPSGDWRIVSQLKILK
- a CDS encoding TIGR03618 family F420-dependent PPOX class oxidoreductase, translating into MGKKLSGKWAVYVGLEKLGRLATIAADGMPHNTPVYYALLDGEIFIGTQRGRKKFRNLQQNPNVCLTIDSTEQPYRGIMIQGQAEIITDELQHTRFREAIIHRYYGSSDNPAWQYVQSLGASVVFKINAGKIYTWDFSPN